The Gemmatimonadaceae bacterium genome window below encodes:
- a CDS encoding ferredoxin family protein — protein MPYVITEACIGVKDRACVDVCPVDCIYEGEDQLYIHPDECIDCGACEPECPVTAIFPEEDVPVQLKSYIEKNKTVFEGADPPGRPQR, from the coding sequence ATGCCCTATGTGATCACAGAAGCCTGCATCGGAGTCAAGGACCGCGCTTGCGTGGACGTCTGTCCCGTGGACTGTATCTACGAGGGCGAGGACCAGCTGTATATCCACCCGGACGAGTGCATCGACTGCGGGGCCTGCGAGCCCGAATGTCCGGTGACCGCCATCTTTCCCGAGGAAGACGTCCCCGTCCAGCTCAAATCGTACATCGAGAAGAACAAGACGGTGTTCGAGGGAGCCGATCCGCCGGGACGACCGCAGCGGTAG
- a CDS encoding isoprenylcysteine carboxylmethyltransferase family protein — MTANVNWSGTKPTISAAERRKLARWGAFLFRNRGWLPVPFILIPLLVPGHSSTAQWCVGAVIIALGEAIRLPGVAAAGTVTRRRSRDVQRLVTYGVFAWTRNPLYLGNFLIWTGFVVVSGVFWFLPVALVLFAAEYALIVQYEEGVLESIFSAEYLAYKRATPRWIPRLPAERGHGPHAWGEAWRSEASTFLAYAVLALAFVLKARIY; from the coding sequence ATGACGGCCAACGTGAATTGGAGCGGCACCAAGCCCACGATTTCAGCCGCCGAACGCCGGAAACTGGCCAGGTGGGGCGCGTTCCTCTTCCGGAACCGCGGATGGCTGCCCGTGCCGTTCATCCTCATCCCTTTGCTCGTACCGGGGCACTCGAGCACCGCGCAGTGGTGCGTCGGAGCCGTGATCATCGCCTTGGGCGAGGCCATCCGTCTGCCCGGGGTCGCGGCCGCGGGCACGGTGACGCGCCGCCGGTCGCGCGACGTCCAGCGGCTGGTGACCTACGGCGTCTTCGCCTGGACGCGCAACCCGCTGTACCTGGGCAATTTTCTCATCTGGACCGGCTTCGTGGTCGTGTCCGGGGTGTTCTGGTTCCTGCCGGTTGCGCTCGTGCTATTCGCGGCGGAGTACGCCCTCATCGTTCAGTATGAGGAGGGCGTGCTCGAGTCGATTTTCAGTGCGGAGTACCTGGCCTACAAGCGCGCCACGCCACGGTGGATCCCGCGACTACCGGCGGAGCGAGGGCACGGCCCCCACGCATGGGGCGAAGCCTGGCGGAGTGAGGCGAGCACCTTTCTGGCGTACGCAGTGCTGGCCCTGGCTTTCGTGCTCAAAGCCCGGATCTACTGA
- a CDS encoding serine hydrolase, producing the protein MLLHSLLTAIVIAGSSHPTPLHVPGDGLPTAQPAEVGMSAARLAKINDVIARGIRAGVYPGASVFVGRQGFGVVEEGFGHLTWSRNSPLVVPDRTIYDLASLTKVIGTTTAIMVLYDEGKIGLDDPVYKYLPAFSGGEKDRVTVRMLLEHRSGLPAGRDLWRTAHSPEEAREQVLETHLYTRPGAEFVYSDLGADVLGFIVEQVSGEPLDQFLAERVFEPLGMHDTEFRPDRALDERVAPTEPWSRRGFPLQGEVNDDNADALGGVAGHAGLFSTASDLAIFAQMMLNGGTYDGVRIVSDSTVKLFTTRAPGAGTRALGWDTCAGEGGCGDYLNQSAYGHTGFTGTSIWIDPDRQMFVILLTNRVYEPRVRHSFKAIADVRADLADASVAAVENYADGPMVMPAEWRTVRQAGWNRVVRKPRRSAWRKSAASRVAAKTRPAGRTKAKAVAKPSATTTGTKAKTAGA; encoded by the coding sequence GTGCTGCTGCACTCCCTTCTCACCGCCATCGTGATCGCCGGTTCCAGCCACCCAACCCCGCTGCACGTGCCGGGTGATGGGCTGCCGACCGCACAGCCGGCGGAAGTGGGCATGTCGGCCGCGAGGCTGGCCAAGATCAACGACGTCATCGCCCGCGGAATCCGCGCTGGCGTCTACCCCGGCGCCTCGGTGTTCGTGGGCCGGCAAGGCTTCGGCGTCGTGGAAGAGGGGTTCGGCCACCTCACCTGGAGCCGCAACAGCCCCCTGGTGGTGCCCGACCGCACAATCTACGACCTGGCCTCGCTCACCAAGGTGATCGGCACCACGACGGCGATCATGGTGCTGTACGACGAGGGCAAGATCGGGTTGGATGATCCGGTCTACAAGTACCTCCCGGCCTTCTCGGGCGGGGAGAAGGACCGCGTCACCGTGCGCATGCTGCTCGAGCACCGCTCGGGACTGCCCGCAGGCCGCGATCTGTGGCGGACGGCGCATTCGCCGGAAGAGGCGCGCGAACAGGTGCTCGAGACGCATCTCTATACCCGGCCCGGCGCGGAGTTCGTCTACTCCGACCTCGGCGCTGATGTGCTCGGCTTCATCGTGGAGCAGGTGAGCGGCGAGCCGCTCGACCAGTTCCTGGCCGAGCGCGTGTTCGAACCCCTGGGAATGCACGACACGGAGTTCCGGCCCGATCGCGCTTTGGACGAGCGCGTGGCCCCCACCGAGCCCTGGTCGCGGCGCGGCTTTCCGCTGCAGGGCGAGGTCAACGACGACAACGCCGACGCTCTGGGTGGAGTGGCCGGCCACGCGGGGCTGTTCAGCACCGCGTCCGATCTCGCGATCTTCGCCCAGATGATGCTCAATGGCGGCACGTACGACGGCGTGCGCATCGTATCCGACAGCACCGTGAAGCTGTTCACGACGCGCGCGCCCGGCGCCGGTACCCGCGCCCTGGGGTGGGACACATGCGCCGGCGAGGGCGGGTGCGGCGACTATCTGAACCAGAGCGCGTACGGGCACACCGGGTTCACCGGCACCTCGATCTGGATCGACCCCGACCGGCAGATGTTCGTGATCCTGCTGACCAATCGTGTGTACGAACCTCGGGTGCGCCACAGCTTCAAGGCGATTGCCGACGTTCGGGCTGATCTCGCCGACGCGTCGGTGGCGGCGGTGGAGAACTACGCCGACGGTCCGATGGTGATGCCGGCCGAGTGGCGAACGGTCCGGCAGGCCGGTTGGAACCGAGTGGTGCGCAAGCCGCGGAGAAGCGCGTGGCGGAAGTCGGCCGCGTCCAGAGTGGCGGCAAAGACCAGACCAGCCGGGCGGACCAAGGCGAAGGCGGTCGCGAAACCAAGCGCCACGACTACCGGCACCAAAGCGAAGACGGCCGGCGCATAG
- a CDS encoding (2Fe-2S)-binding protein, which yields MRLIVNGNAYDLAVAGHEMLLGVLRGRLALTGTKLVCGRGECGACTVLLDGKPAYACLTLAAGCEGTAITTIEGMSASAPAPDQLHALQQAFIAHDALQCGFCTPGQIMAAAALLAENPHPTEEDVRHGMSGNLCRCGAYPKIVRAVLDAARRLADARGA from the coding sequence ATGCGGCTCATCGTCAACGGAAACGCGTACGATCTGGCCGTTGCCGGCCACGAGATGCTGCTCGGGGTCCTGCGCGGACGGTTGGCCCTCACCGGCACCAAGCTGGTGTGTGGACGCGGGGAGTGTGGGGCGTGCACCGTGCTGCTCGACGGCAAGCCTGCCTATGCGTGCCTCACCTTGGCAGCCGGCTGCGAGGGCACGGCAATTACCACGATCGAGGGAATGAGCGCCTCCGCCCCCGCCCCCGACCAGCTCCACGCTCTCCAACAGGCCTTCATCGCCCACGACGCACTGCAATGCGGGTTCTGCACGCCGGGGCAGATCATGGCCGCGGCTGCGTTGCTCGCCGAGAACCCCCACCCCACCGAAGAGGACGTGCGGCACGGGATGAGCGGCAACCTCTGCCGCTGCGGCGCCTACCCGAAGATCGTGCGTGCCGTGCTCGACGCCGCCCGTCGGCTGGCGGACGCCCGTGGCGCCTAG
- a CDS encoding sigma-70 family RNA polymerase sigma factor, giving the protein MSDEHATIRRAIQGDEAAMRALWARHAPRIDMVVRRLAGPDHDTAQDIAQEVWIQIFRALPTYRGDSQFATWAHRIAVNRTLNALRRTRRLAKIEVDMEDDAVAVTPDTDRTFVMASIEQAAAQLSPGARTVFLLHDVEGYTHEEIAAELGITAGGSKSQLFKARAKLRKLLAHLVDAPERREVEHVAPVS; this is encoded by the coding sequence ATGAGCGACGAGCACGCCACCATCCGACGCGCCATCCAGGGCGATGAAGCGGCGATGCGGGCCCTGTGGGCCCGGCATGCCCCGCGCATCGACATGGTCGTACGCCGGCTGGCGGGGCCGGATCACGACACGGCGCAGGACATCGCGCAGGAGGTCTGGATCCAGATCTTTCGCGCGTTGCCCACGTACCGTGGCGACTCGCAGTTTGCAACGTGGGCGCATCGCATTGCGGTGAACCGAACGCTCAACGCGCTGCGCCGGACCCGGCGGCTCGCGAAGATCGAAGTTGACATGGAGGACGACGCCGTGGCGGTGACGCCCGACACCGACCGGACCTTCGTCATGGCGTCCATCGAACAAGCGGCGGCCCAGCTCTCGCCGGGCGCCCGGACGGTGTTCCTGCTGCACGACGTCGAGGGTTACACGCACGAAGAAATCGCGGCAGAACTCGGCATCACTGCCGGCGGTTCCAAGTCGCAACTGTTCAAGGCGCGGGCCAAGCTCCGCAAACTGCTCGCGCATCTGGTCGATGCACCCGAACGAAGGGAAGTGGAACATGTCGCACCTGTCTCCTGA
- a CDS encoding thioredoxin family protein encodes MLSTTFELDVARWESAPTFDAWLPTAQRNADLWRAVYEHARVPDEFAARAARLGGPWHLVVLSEDWCGDAVNIVPVVQRLVEGAPGLDLRLLGRDANLDVMEAHLTGKSRSIPVVLLLDRNFRELGWWGPRPTELQAWVLGPGKALSNDDRYREVRRWYARDHGHAILDEVLSMMERGVASRVAQDL; translated from the coding sequence ATGCTTTCGACGACATTCGAGCTGGACGTGGCGCGCTGGGAATCGGCGCCGACCTTTGACGCATGGCTGCCCACGGCGCAGAGGAACGCCGACCTGTGGCGAGCTGTCTACGAGCACGCCCGGGTGCCCGACGAATTCGCGGCCCGCGCGGCGCGACTCGGCGGGCCCTGGCATCTGGTGGTGCTGAGCGAGGACTGGTGCGGCGATGCGGTGAACATCGTGCCCGTCGTGCAGCGGCTGGTGGAGGGTGCACCGGGGCTGGATCTGCGGCTCCTCGGCCGCGACGCGAATCTCGACGTGATGGAGGCCCACCTCACTGGCAAATCGCGCTCCATTCCGGTGGTTCTGCTGCTCGACCGAAACTTCAGGGAGCTGGGCTGGTGGGGTCCGCGCCCCACGGAGCTGCAGGCGTGGGTGCTCGGTCCCGGAAAGGCGCTGTCCAACGACGATCGGTATCGCGAGGTCCGCCGCTGGTACGCCCGCGACCACGGGCACGCGATTCTCGACGAGGTGTTGTCGATGATGGAACGCGGAGTGGCCAGCCGCGTCGCGCAGGATTTGTGA
- a CDS encoding xanthine dehydrogenase family protein molybdopterin-binding subunit: MAPRKHAAKPPVPAPPADAPRATRFVATKVEIEGREETKIVELPDRNPEPWDAGTPLHVVGQRIPRMDAVEKVTGTARYTVDVHRPGMLFAAVVRAAVAAGRVAGLDASAALAMPGVRGVLTLDDVRGIRADGGQLLDDTIHYAGQPVCAVCADTFGLANAAAAAVKLTVETAPHAVTAEQALADGAPKVRARGNESPRSPRVIQRGDVEAGLRGAEITITREYRTPVALHSALEPHGAVAEWEGGRLTVWESTQGIFNTRRDLAAAFKLRLNQVRVMKDYMGGGFGAKNGAAAASYIAAALARQVGRPVRCVWDREGEQTDAGHRSATVQQVTLGARRDGTLTAIAVEATIPLGIGGWEAGPGRIYHELHACPNVRTSEKFVYTNEGAMASFRAPGHTEGAFGLESALNALARELHLDPLELRRRNYARRDQVRDRPYSAKRLDECYRQGAARFGWTEREARRATTSATRIRRGFGMAACTWGAGGGPPAYATVRLDRDGSAEVLTGAQDLGTGSRTVMAQIAAEVLGARVDDVRTVLGDTERLPFASNSWGSITTASVGPAVRAAAEEARDRLFEAAAAMLDAGVNELTARDGVIGVRGSERTITFADVCGRLGDVMIMGHGSRGPNPDGTAISAFGAHFAEVEVDVETGRVRVVRIVAAHDSGRIVNPTLAESQLEGGVLQGLGYALFEERVMDARLGLPMNPTLHDYKIPTMADVPVIEGFFLDEADVVANHTGAKGLAEPPIIPVAPAIAAAVADAIGAEMAEIPMTPWRVLATFSTAAGRQPSF; the protein is encoded by the coding sequence GTGGCGCCTAGAAAGCACGCGGCCAAGCCGCCGGTTCCCGCTCCGCCGGCGGACGCGCCGCGCGCCACGCGTTTCGTCGCCACCAAGGTCGAGATCGAGGGGCGCGAAGAAACGAAGATCGTCGAGCTCCCCGACCGCAACCCCGAGCCGTGGGACGCCGGAACCCCCCTGCACGTAGTGGGTCAGCGGATACCGCGCATGGACGCGGTGGAGAAGGTCACCGGCACGGCACGCTACACGGTGGACGTGCACCGCCCCGGCATGCTCTTCGCCGCCGTGGTCCGTGCCGCGGTGGCGGCCGGCCGGGTCGCCGGCCTCGATGCGTCTGCTGCGCTCGCCATGCCCGGGGTGCGCGGAGTGCTCACCCTGGACGACGTCCGCGGCATTCGCGCCGACGGGGGCCAGCTGCTCGACGACACGATCCACTACGCCGGCCAGCCGGTGTGCGCGGTGTGTGCCGACACCTTCGGGCTCGCCAACGCGGCCGCCGCGGCCGTGAAACTCACCGTGGAGACCGCGCCCCACGCGGTGACCGCTGAGCAGGCGCTGGCCGACGGCGCCCCCAAGGTCCGTGCGCGCGGCAACGAGTCGCCGCGCTCGCCGCGCGTGATCCAGCGCGGCGACGTCGAGGCCGGACTGCGCGGCGCCGAGATCACGATCACGCGCGAGTACCGCACGCCGGTGGCGCTCCACAGCGCGCTGGAGCCGCACGGCGCGGTAGCCGAGTGGGAGGGCGGCCGGCTCACCGTCTGGGAATCCACCCAGGGGATCTTCAATACACGGCGCGACCTGGCGGCGGCGTTCAAGCTCAGGCTGAACCAGGTGCGAGTGATGAAGGACTACATGGGTGGCGGGTTTGGCGCCAAGAACGGCGCAGCGGCGGCCAGCTATATCGCCGCTGCGCTCGCTCGCCAGGTGGGGCGTCCGGTGCGCTGCGTGTGGGACCGGGAGGGCGAACAGACGGACGCCGGCCACCGCTCGGCCACCGTCCAGCAGGTGACCCTGGGCGCGCGGCGTGACGGCACGCTCACGGCGATCGCGGTCGAGGCGACGATTCCCCTGGGCATCGGCGGGTGGGAGGCCGGCCCCGGCCGGATCTACCATGAGCTGCACGCCTGCCCCAACGTGCGCACCAGCGAGAAATTCGTATACACTAATGAAGGAGCGATGGCATCGTTCCGCGCGCCGGGACACACCGAGGGCGCGTTCGGGTTGGAAAGCGCCCTCAACGCCCTGGCCCGGGAGTTGCACCTCGACCCGCTGGAACTGCGGCGGCGCAACTACGCCCGCCGCGACCAGGTGCGCGACCGTCCCTATTCGGCCAAGCGGCTCGACGAGTGTTATCGCCAGGGCGCGGCGCGATTCGGCTGGACCGAACGCGAGGCGCGACGCGCAACCACCTCGGCCACGCGCATCCGCCGCGGGTTCGGCATGGCCGCCTGCACCTGGGGCGCCGGCGGCGGTCCGCCCGCGTACGCCACGGTGCGTCTCGATCGCGACGGCAGCGCGGAAGTGCTCACCGGCGCGCAGGACCTGGGCACCGGGTCCCGCACCGTGATGGCCCAGATCGCCGCCGAGGTGCTGGGCGCCCGCGTCGACGACGTGCGCACGGTCCTCGGAGACACCGAGCGGCTGCCCTTCGCGTCCAACTCCTGGGGCTCGATCACCACCGCGTCCGTGGGGCCGGCGGTGCGCGCCGCCGCCGAGGAGGCGCGCGACCGGCTGTTCGAGGCGGCGGCGGCGATGCTCGACGCCGGCGTGAACGAATTGACGGCGCGCGATGGCGTGATCGGGGTGCGCGGCAGCGAACGCACGATCACCTTTGCCGACGTGTGCGGCAGGCTGGGCGACGTGATGATCATGGGGCACGGCAGCCGCGGCCCGAACCCCGACGGCACGGCAATCTCGGCGTTCGGCGCGCACTTCGCCGAGGTCGAGGTGGACGTCGAGACCGGCCGCGTGCGCGTGGTGCGCATCGTCGCCGCGCACGACAGCGGGCGGATCGTCAATCCGACACTCGCCGAGAGCCAGCTCGAGGGCGGGGTGCTCCAGGGGTTGGGCTATGCGCTATTCGAGGAACGGGTGATGGACGCGCGCCTCGGACTCCCGATGAATCCCACGCTGCACGACTACAAGATTCCGACCATGGCCGACGTGCCGGTGATCGAGGGATTCTTTCTCGACGAGGCCGATGTGGTGGCCAATCACACCGGCGCCAAGGGGCTGGCCGAGCCACCGATCATTCCCGTGGCACCGGCCATCGCGGCCGCGGTAGCCGACGCGATCGGGGCGGAGATGGCCGAGATTCCGATGACGCCGTGGAGGGTGCTTGCTACCTTCTCCACGGCGGCGGGGCGCCAGCCTTCTTTTTGA
- a CDS encoding M23 family metallopeptidase, translating into MPIILATALCASGCIQTLAPAVVPEPEGRVAAAAMGPSAANGDADAGDAAPSDAASRLVAPRLALTAAAADATLVSHALILPVAGGSADALQDSFDSPREGGRFHHAIDIMAPRGTPVLAADDGRVLRLSSNTLGGITAYTIDRSGQFVYYYAHLEGYKRGLSAGDLVTKGDTIGYVGTTGDAPENLPHLHFQILRMPPDGKYWEGEAIDPFPLLSERGTRIVGH; encoded by the coding sequence ATGCCCATCATCCTGGCCACTGCCCTGTGTGCGTCGGGGTGCATTCAGACCCTCGCGCCCGCCGTGGTGCCCGAGCCGGAGGGCCGCGTCGCAGCGGCGGCCATGGGGCCCTCGGCGGCCAATGGGGACGCCGATGCGGGCGACGCGGCCCCCTCAGACGCCGCCAGCCGGCTGGTCGCGCCGCGGCTCGCACTCACCGCAGCGGCCGCCGATGCGACGCTCGTCTCGCACGCCCTCATCCTTCCGGTGGCGGGGGGCTCGGCCGATGCGCTCCAGGACTCCTTCGACTCGCCGCGCGAAGGGGGGCGGTTCCATCACGCCATCGACATCATGGCGCCACGAGGCACGCCAGTCCTGGCGGCTGACGACGGGCGGGTGCTCCGGCTATCCAGCAATACCCTCGGCGGCATCACCGCCTATACGATCGATCGCAGCGGCCAGTTCGTGTACTACTACGCGCACCTCGAGGGCTACAAGCGCGGGCTCAGCGCCGGCGATCTGGTGACCAAGGGCGACACCATCGGCTATGTGGGCACGACTGGCGACGCCCCGGAGAATCTACCGCACCTCCACTTCCAGATTCTCCGCATGCCCCCCGACGGCAAGTACTGGGAGGGCGAGGCGATCGACCCCTTCCCATTACTTTCCGAACGTGGCACCCGCATCGTTGGCCACTAG
- a CDS encoding FAD binding domain-containing protein gives MHPFTYHRALSRDDAAAQLAHDGSAPMGGGTDLLVAIEEGVTSPARVVDLRSVRGADEIAVGPDGSLRIGSSAHVHDVARHPAVRGRWAALAQACESVGTPALRHMGTMGGNLCQRPRCWYFRRGVSCFKSGGDACPAVDGENQYLAIVNGGPCHAVHPSDPAVALAALEATIEITGAAVTRSVPIGQFFVAPGGPLDRETVVEAGEFVSAIVLSTESAGGVQHYHKLMQREAWDFALVSIAAVRRESGAVRMAMGGVASAPWRVNSSVEEDVASGGLDDDSIASLAERALYDVTPLSKNGYKVELAGALLRQAMRELGT, from the coding sequence GTGCATCCCTTCACCTACCATCGCGCCCTGTCGCGCGACGACGCGGCAGCCCAACTGGCCCACGACGGTTCAGCGCCGATGGGCGGCGGCACGGACCTGCTCGTGGCAATCGAGGAGGGCGTGACGTCGCCGGCGAGGGTGGTGGACCTGCGCTCCGTTCGCGGCGCCGACGAAATCGCAGTCGGGCCCGACGGTTCGCTGCGCATCGGCAGCTCGGCGCACGTGCACGACGTGGCCCGGCATCCTGCGGTGCGGGGACGGTGGGCGGCATTGGCCCAAGCATGCGAGAGCGTGGGCACGCCCGCCCTTCGGCACATGGGGACGATGGGCGGCAACCTGTGCCAGCGTCCCCGCTGCTGGTACTTCCGGCGAGGGGTGTCCTGTTTCAAGAGCGGTGGCGACGCCTGCCCCGCTGTGGACGGGGAGAATCAGTACCTCGCGATCGTGAACGGAGGCCCGTGCCACGCCGTGCACCCGAGCGACCCCGCGGTGGCCCTCGCGGCGCTCGAGGCGACGATCGAGATCACGGGCGCCGCGGTCACGCGCTCCGTGCCCATCGGCCAGTTCTTCGTGGCGCCCGGCGGGCCGCTGGACCGCGAGACGGTGGTGGAGGCGGGCGAATTCGTGAGCGCCATCGTGCTGAGCACCGAATCGGCAGGCGGCGTGCAGCACTATCACAAGCTGATGCAGCGCGAGGCGTGGGACTTCGCACTCGTGAGCATCGCCGCGGTGCGGCGCGAATCGGGCGCAGTCCGGATGGCGATGGGCGGCGTGGCGTCCGCGCCCTGGCGCGTGAATTCGTCGGTGGAGGAGGACGTGGCGTCGGGTGGGCTGGACGACGATTCGATCGCGTCACTGGCCGAGCGCGCCTTGTACGACGTCACCCCGCTGTCCAAGAACGGTTACAAGGTGGAATTGGCGGGCGCCCTACTTCGCCAGGCGATGCGCGAACTCGGCACCTGA
- a CDS encoding metal-sulfur cluster assembly factor, with protein sequence MAESTEPTAPGTAGQALAPTDEQVKLALRKVKDPELNLNIIDLGLVYDVLVEDQTVVVNMTLTSPGCPAGPQIMNDVERAVRAMPGVADVVMNLVWEPYWTPERIEPRVRAYMGL encoded by the coding sequence ATGGCCGAATCAACCGAACCGACAGCCCCGGGAACCGCCGGCCAGGCGCTGGCGCCTACCGACGAGCAGGTCAAGCTCGCCCTTCGCAAGGTGAAGGATCCGGAGCTGAATCTGAACATCATCGACCTGGGCCTGGTCTATGATGTGCTGGTGGAAGACCAGACGGTGGTGGTCAACATGACGCTCACGTCGCCCGGGTGCCCGGCGGGCCCGCAAATCATGAACGACGTGGAGCGCGCTGTGCGCGCCATGCCCGGCGTGGCCGACGTGGTGATGAATCTGGTGTGGGAGCCGTATTGGACGCCGGAGAGGATCGAGCCGAGGGTCCGGGCGTACATGGGGTTGTGA
- a CDS encoding HRDC domain-containing protein: MAQPEPHTPLFLDTPEETARFLREISTAREIAVDTEGASFHRFIDRIYLLQISTRDQSAIIDPLAVPQLDGLGALMERSDVEVVFHDADYDLRLLRQDYGWDVVRIFDTRVAAQLLGIRTFGLAALLERYFGVKLEKKYQRADWSLRPLTPGMLEYAAQDTMHLLELRDRMKADLERAGRLTWAEEEFAIVQSVRWSPDEEGLAFLRIKGARDLTRRELAVFRELARWRDGVASELDRATFRVIGNEPLLELARLQPTDRRGLAGVKGMPRGIAERQGQELIDAIARGKAVDEADLPRFPKARRWDRDPEFDARVSALKTARDAVALRLDLDPGVLCAKDRIEAVARRNPETPEELADVTELRRWQREVLEPSFLEALTPHRARRPVEESPYRD; this comes from the coding sequence GTGGCGCAACCCGAGCCCCACACCCCGCTGTTTCTTGACACGCCCGAAGAGACGGCCCGGTTCCTGCGTGAAATCTCCACCGCGCGGGAGATCGCCGTCGACACCGAAGGGGCGAGCTTCCACCGGTTCATCGATCGAATCTATCTGCTCCAGATCTCCACGCGTGACCAGTCGGCGATCATCGATCCGCTGGCTGTGCCACAGTTGGACGGACTCGGGGCCCTGATGGAGCGCAGCGACGTGGAGGTGGTGTTCCACGACGCCGATTACGATCTGCGCCTGCTGCGCCAGGACTACGGCTGGGACGTGGTGCGCATCTTCGACACGCGTGTGGCGGCGCAGTTGCTCGGCATTCGCACCTTCGGCCTCGCCGCGCTACTCGAACGGTACTTCGGCGTGAAGCTGGAGAAGAAGTACCAGCGCGCCGACTGGTCGCTGCGTCCGCTCACGCCGGGCATGCTCGAGTATGCGGCGCAGGACACGATGCACCTGCTCGAGCTGCGCGACCGCATGAAGGCCGACCTCGAGCGCGCCGGCCGGCTCACATGGGCGGAGGAAGAGTTCGCGATCGTGCAGAGCGTTCGTTGGTCCCCCGACGAGGAGGGCCTGGCCTTTCTGCGCATCAAGGGCGCGCGCGACCTCACGCGGCGCGAGCTGGCGGTGTTTCGCGAATTGGCGCGCTGGCGCGATGGCGTGGCCTCGGAGTTGGACCGGGCGACCTTTCGGGTGATAGGCAACGAGCCGTTGCTCGAACTGGCGCGCCTTCAGCCCACGGACAGGCGCGGTCTTGCCGGCGTGAAGGGAATGCCGCGCGGCATCGCCGAGCGGCAGGGCCAGGAACTGATCGATGCGATAGCACGCGGCAAGGCGGTGGACGAGGCCGATCTGCCCCGATTCCCGAAGGCGCGTCGTTGGGACCGCGATCCGGAGTTCGACGCGCGGGTGTCGGCGCTCAAGACGGCGCGCGACGCGGTGGCCCTGCGGCTGGACCTGGACCCCGGCGTGTTGTGTGCGAAGGACCGGATCGAGGCGGTGGCGCGGCGCAATCCCGAGACGCCCGAAGAACTCGCCGACGTGACCGAATTGCGCCGCTGGCAGCGCGAGGTGTTGGAACCGTCGTTTCTCGAGGCGCTCACGCCGCATCGGGCGAGGCGACCGGTGGAGGAGTCACCGTATCGGGATTGA
- a CDS encoding YhbY family RNA-binding protein, producing MALTSKQRAELRAEAHHLAAAVHLGHQGATPALVQSVADALRTHELVKVQLNRAADAKPKQVATDLAKMLSAEVVQVIGRTATLYRENPEIKKKAGAPPPWRR from the coding sequence ATGGCTCTGACGTCCAAACAACGCGCCGAGTTGCGCGCCGAAGCGCATCATCTCGCCGCCGCGGTGCACCTGGGACACCAGGGCGCCACGCCGGCGCTGGTCCAGTCGGTGGCCGATGCCCTGCGCACGCACGAGTTGGTGAAGGTTCAACTGAACCGCGCCGCCGACGCCAAGCCCAAGCAGGTGGCGACCGACCTGGCCAAGATGCTCTCGGCCGAGGTGGTGCAGGTGATCGGCCGGACGGCAACGCTGTACCGGGAGAATCCGGAGATCAAAAAGAAGGCTGGCGCCCCGCCGCCGTGGAGAAGGTAG
- a CDS encoding FHA domain-containing protein has translation MLPESLPPAAYLVDVRWGLAYPLHRVVTGIGRDMANPILVRDLAASRTHAEVRRTDNAYVLQPIATAETKVNGIALTGPRPLADGDVVEVAYTRLRFTHKPPTGDVLPAPAHAAMDPDLAGQKTQIREIVSPEKLQEVRRRLMRPVELHWWVLVAAALAAALALASLILLATRVWPG, from the coding sequence ATGCTTCCCGAATCGCTCCCCCCGGCCGCCTATCTGGTGGACGTGCGCTGGGGCCTGGCCTATCCCCTGCACCGCGTCGTCACGGGAATCGGACGCGACATGGCGAACCCGATTCTGGTGCGCGACCTCGCCGCTTCGCGCACCCACGCCGAAGTGCGGCGAACGGACAACGCGTACGTGCTGCAGCCCATCGCCACAGCCGAGACCAAGGTGAATGGCATCGCGCTGACGGGACCGCGGCCCCTGGCCGACGGTGATGTGGTGGAGGTCGCGTACACCCGGCTGCGGTTCACGCACAAGCCACCCACGGGGGACGTGCTCCCCGCGCCCGCGCACGCCGCGATGGACCCGGATCTGGCGGGCCAGAAGACCCAGATCCGGGAGATCGTGTCGCCGGAGAAGCTGCAGGAGGTGCGCCGGAGGCTGATGCGGCCCGTCGAGCTGCACTGGTGGGTGCTCGTGGCCGCCGCACTGGCGGCGGCGCTGGCCCTGGCATCGCTGATTCTGCTGGCGACTCGCGTGTGGCCGGGCTGA